Proteins encoded within one genomic window of Nitrospina gracilis 3/211:
- the rsmD gene encoding 16S rRNA (guanine(966)-N(2))-methyltransferase RsmD gives MHPLKGLNLRPTLDRVRESLFNIVGNGIEGARVLDLFAGSGAVGIEALSRGARRVVFVESSAKVRDLLQGNLEKCRLTGPDANSAAWTLLSTTARQAIDLLSRQGEVLDWVYVDPPFDANLYTETLTALA, from the coding sequence TTGCATCCGCTCAAAGGGCTGAATCTGCGCCCCACGCTGGACCGGGTGCGCGAATCGCTGTTCAACATCGTGGGCAACGGCATCGAAGGCGCGCGGGTGCTGGACCTGTTCGCGGGCAGCGGGGCGGTGGGCATCGAGGCTCTCAGCCGGGGCGCAAGACGGGTGGTGTTCGTCGAATCCAGTGCCAAAGTCCGCGACCTGCTGCAGGGCAACCTGGAAAAATGCCGCCTCACCGGGCCGGATGCCAATTCAGCGGCTTGGACCCTGCTGTCCACCACAGCCCGGCAGGCCATCGACCTGCTTAGCCGCCAGGGGGAGGTGTTGGATTGGGTGTACGTGGATCCCCCGTTCGACGCGAATCTGTACACGGAAACCCTGACGGCGCTGGC